A stretch of Campylobacter showae DNA encodes these proteins:
- the lon gene encoding endopeptidase La — translation MQIYESKMFPAQLPVIVEDELFLYPFMITPLFLSDEENIEALNLALESQSPILVVPTKAQNEGVREFDSIYDAGVIGTVMRRVPLPDGRVKILFQGTSKGRIVSKVSSKPLQAIVDVLHEKRPENTKSDALLTVLREKVRDLAALSHFFPPDLLKTIEESAEPSRVCDLILSSLRLKKKTAYEFFIEENLEQKLLKLIDYVIEEIEANKLQREIKNKVHSRIDKVNKEYFLKEQLKQIQQELGSDTSREEEIEEYRKKLEAKKKFMGEDAYKEIKKQIDKLARMHPDSADANTTQSYLDWVVEVPFENLANKKLSVQEVAKQLNADHYGLERPKDRIEEYFALRELLQLRGIAGKVNNGAILCFAGPPGVGKTSLANSIAKALKRELVRVALGGLEDVNELRGHRRTYIGAMPGRIVQGLIEAKQMNPVIVLDEIDKVGRSFRGDPTAVLLEILDPEQNNKFRDYYLNFNIDLSKVVFVATANDVSAIPPALRDRMEFIELSSYTPQEKFEIAKKYLIPQELKKHGLKPGEVTLGKDVLSLIISDYTRESGVRNLRRRLADIFRKAAKRLLGGEAQKITVTTKNLSEFLEKKVYEIEHADKKPQIGQVNGLAWTSVGGDVLKIEAIRIQGKGGLQITGSLGDVMKESAYIAFSLVKVLIDAKKIKVPAKIIPSLPDDVKDGVKKEPSASEVYRRYDLHIHVPEGATPKDGPSAGITMVTAIASILTDTKVRSDVAMTGEITLSGRVLPIGGLKEKLIAAHKAGIKTALIPRKNYERDLGDIPQDVKNDMQIIPVDVIEDVLKNAFVTK, via the coding sequence TTGCAAATTTACGAATCAAAAATGTTCCCCGCCCAGCTACCCGTTATCGTCGAGGACGAGCTATTTTTATATCCTTTTATGATCACGCCGCTTTTTTTGAGCGACGAGGAAAATATCGAAGCGCTAAATTTAGCCCTCGAGTCGCAAAGCCCAATCCTGGTCGTGCCGACGAAAGCGCAAAATGAAGGCGTACGAGAATTTGACTCCATCTATGACGCCGGCGTCATAGGCACTGTGATGAGGCGAGTGCCGCTACCAGACGGTAGAGTGAAAATTTTATTTCAAGGCACTAGCAAAGGCCGTATAGTCTCAAAAGTATCCTCAAAGCCGCTGCAAGCCATCGTAGACGTACTACATGAAAAAAGACCCGAAAATACCAAAAGCGACGCGCTACTAACCGTGCTTCGCGAAAAGGTGCGAGATCTGGCCGCACTTAGCCACTTTTTTCCGCCCGATCTTTTAAAAACGATAGAGGAGAGTGCCGAGCCTAGCCGCGTTTGCGATCTGATTTTAAGTTCGCTAAGGCTAAAGAAAAAAACGGCGTACGAGTTTTTTATCGAGGAAAATTTGGAGCAAAAGCTACTAAAGCTCATCGACTATGTCATCGAGGAGATCGAGGCAAACAAGCTCCAGCGCGAGATAAAAAACAAAGTCCACTCAAGGATCGATAAGGTAAATAAGGAGTATTTTCTAAAAGAGCAGCTAAAACAGATCCAGCAAGAGCTCGGCTCAGACACGAGCCGCGAAGAGGAGATCGAGGAGTACCGCAAAAAACTAGAAGCTAAGAAAAAATTTATGGGAGAGGACGCGTATAAGGAGATAAAAAAACAGATCGACAAGCTGGCTCGCATGCATCCGGACTCCGCCGACGCCAACACGACGCAAAGCTACCTCGACTGGGTCGTGGAGGTGCCGTTTGAAAACCTGGCCAACAAAAAGCTAAGCGTGCAAGAGGTCGCAAAGCAGCTAAACGCCGATCACTACGGGCTTGAGAGGCCAAAAGATAGGATAGAGGAGTACTTTGCTCTGCGCGAGCTTTTGCAGCTACGAGGCATCGCGGGTAAGGTAAATAACGGCGCGATACTATGCTTTGCGGGACCTCCGGGCGTCGGTAAAACGAGCCTGGCAAACTCTATCGCAAAGGCGCTAAAGCGCGAGCTGGTACGCGTGGCTTTGGGCGGCCTTGAGGACGTAAACGAGTTGCGCGGACATCGCCGCACCTACATAGGCGCAATGCCCGGTCGTATCGTGCAAGGGCTGATAGAGGCAAAACAGATGAATCCCGTCATCGTGCTAGACGAGATCGACAAGGTCGGCAGGAGCTTTCGCGGAGATCCGACTGCGGTACTGCTGGAGATCCTAGACCCTGAGCAAAATAACAAATTTAGAGATTATTATTTAAATTTTAATATCGACCTTAGCAAGGTCGTTTTTGTTGCGACGGCAAACGATGTGAGCGCCATACCACCAGCACTTCGCGATAGGATGGAGTTTATCGAGCTTAGCTCATACACCCCGCAGGAAAAATTTGAGATCGCTAAAAAATATCTAATCCCCCAAGAGCTAAAAAAACACGGCCTAAAGCCCGGCGAAGTGACTCTAGGCAAAGACGTGCTAAGCCTCATCATATCAGACTACACGCGAGAAAGCGGTGTGCGAAATCTACGCCGCCGACTGGCCGATATCTTTAGAAAGGCGGCAAAAAGGCTACTGGGGGGCGAGGCGCAAAAGATAACCGTAACGACTAAAAATTTGAGCGAATTTTTAGAAAAGAAGGTTTATGAGATCGAGCATGCCGACAAAAAGCCCCAGATCGGCCAGGTAAACGGGCTAGCGTGGACGAGCGTGGGCGGCGACGTGCTAAAGATCGAAGCTATCCGCATACAGGGTAAAGGCGGTCTGCAGATCACCGGGTCATTGGGTGACGTGATGAAGGAGAGCGCATATATCGCATTTAGCCTCGTTAAAGTGCTGATCGACGCTAAAAAGATAAAAGTGCCTGCTAAAATCATCCCGAGCCTGCCGGACGACGTCAAAGATGGCGTAAAAAAAGAGCCTAGCGCTAGCGAAGTGTATCGCCGTTATGACTTGCACATTCACGTGCCAGAGGGCGCCACGCCAAAAGACGGACCGAGTGCAGGTATCACGATGGTGACGGCGATCGCCTCGATCCTAACGGATACCAAAGTGCGAAGCGACGTGGCGATGACGGGCGAGATCACGCTCAGCGGCCGCGTGCTACCTATCGGCGGGCTAAAAGAAAAGCTCATCGCCGCGCATAAGGCCGGCATCAAAACCGCTCTGATACCGCGCAAAAACTATGAGCGCGATCTAGGCGACATACCGCAAGACGTCAAAAACGATATGCAAATCATCCCCGTGGACGTCATCGAAGACGTGCTGAAAAATGCGTTCGTCACAAAATAA
- a CDS encoding LysM peptidoglycan-binding domain-containing protein: protein MIDKIPPVSFLLSDILIRTGEELDLGSKGMYKVKSGDTLSTIAQRNGMVTKELLKLNTWLADEGRVKFLKNNILVESNILELNEIDHLLTGDRNAENILIDANGGDGIMVGANKKIY from the coding sequence GTGATCGATAAGATACCTCCCGTATCATTCCTGCTTTCCGACATATTAATAAGAACGGGTGAAGAGCTGGATCTGGGAAGCAAGGGAATGTACAAAGTAAAAAGCGGAGATACTCTATCAACCATAGCTCAAAGAAACGGTATGGTTACTAAAGAGCTGCTAAAGCTAAACACTTGGCTGGCAGATGAAGGTAGAGTAAAATTCCTAAAAAACAATATATTGGTAGAATCAAACATACTGGAACTAAACGAGATAGATCATCTCCTAACAGGCGATAGAAATGCCGAAAATATACTCATAGACGCAAACGGAGGAGATGGTATCATGGTGGGAGCCAATAAAAAGATATACTAA
- the rpsR gene encoding 30S ribosomal protein S18, with amino-acid sequence MAEKRKYSRKYCKFTEAKIDFIDYKDTSLLKYCLSERFKIMPRRLTGTSKKYQEMVEKAIKRARQAALIPYVVDRDDVVTNPFEGL; translated from the coding sequence ATGGCTGAAAAAAGAAAATATTCACGCAAATACTGCAAATTTACAGAGGCAAAGATAGATTTTATCGACTACAAGGACACTTCGCTTTTGAAGTACTGCTTGTCGGAGAGATTTAAAATCATGCCAAGACGCCTAACTGGCACTTCTAAAAAATACCAAGAGATGGTCGAAAAGGCTATCAAACGCGCTCGCCAAGCAGCTTTGATACCTTACGTAGTCGATCGCGACGACGTAGTAACCAATCCTTTTGAGGGACTATAA
- a CDS encoding single-stranded DNA-binding protein, protein MFNRVVLVGNLTRDIELRYTTAGAAIGNSAIAVTRKFNVNGEKREETCFIDITFFGKQAEIANQYLSKGSKLLVEGRLKFDQWTDNNGQNRSKHTISVENMEMLGGGQQQGGYNQNSNQGYQQGGYQNNGYGGGYQGGQNQQNSYAQGGAQRQNLNKPQQQKQQPKDEYYGDNVREIDIDADKYDDGDETIPF, encoded by the coding sequence ATGTTTAATAGAGTCGTTTTGGTAGGAAATTTGACAAGAGATATCGAGCTTAGATATACGACTGCGGGCGCAGCCATAGGCAACAGCGCCATCGCCGTAACGAGAAAATTTAATGTAAACGGCGAAAAACGCGAAGAAACGTGCTTTATTGATATAACATTTTTCGGAAAACAAGCGGAAATAGCAAACCAATATCTTTCCAAAGGTTCAAAGCTTCTAGTCGAGGGTCGCTTAAAATTCGACCAATGGACGGACAACAACGGACAAAATAGAAGCAAACACACGATCAGCGTGGAAAATATGGAGATGCTAGGCGGAGGACAACAGCAAGGCGGATACAATCAAAATAGTAATCAAGGCTATCAGCAAGGCGGTTACCAAAATAACGGCTACGGCGGCGGCTATCAAGGCGGACAAAATCAGCAAAATAGCTACGCTCAAGGCGGCGCACAAAGGCAAAATTTGAATAAACCGCAGCAACAAAAGCAACAGCCAAAAGACGAATACTATGGCGATAACGTCCGAGAAATAGATATAGATGCCGACAAATACGATGACGGCGACGAAACGATACCATTTTAA
- the rpsF gene encoding 30S ribosomal protein S6, with amino-acid sequence MKHYELLFILKPTLTEEEVSAKVDFVKEILTKNGANIASVQSMGTRKLAYTVKKYERGTYFVVYFEAPTQAIAEVERIIRITEDIIKFLTVKFENKKEIAAWEKMSKGIKLNKKEPKVKAEEAPTAQE; translated from the coding sequence ATGAAGCATTACGAGCTTTTATTCATTTTGAAGCCTACTTTGACGGAAGAAGAAGTAAGCGCAAAAGTTGATTTCGTTAAAGAAATCCTAACCAAAAACGGCGCAAATATCGCGTCTGTGCAGTCTATGGGTACTAGAAAATTAGCCTATACCGTAAAAAAATATGAGCGCGGAACTTATTTCGTCGTGTATTTCGAGGCTCCGACCCAAGCTATCGCCGAAGTCGAGCGTATCATCAGAATCACCGAAGATATCATCAAATTCTTAACGGTCAAATTTGAAAACAAAAAAGAGATCGCCGCTTGGGAAAAGATGAGCAAGGGTATCAAACTAAACAAAAAAGAACCGAAAGTCAAAGCAGAAGAAGCTCCGACAGCGCAAGAATAA
- the holA gene encoding DNA polymerase III subunit delta, with protein sequence MYRKELEAALNSAKFPNYFLLYGADEYQIELFAKEILAKFKDFEILSLYYDEYDFEAARSHLCEPSLFGDSPLLHVKSNKKIPTKELKILIEVCKNGGAFVFELFEPDSKAVFDTQKAFGVNFARFFKPGSPEEAVNLLGRQAVKMNLNITKNALFELYRIHNENLYLAASELNKLASLNEPVNENIVRSLVFSLSSVSFDDFFDKFIALKDIRADFFSCADDGNFNEILFINSLYRAFFRLFKLHAGIKITGQFDIKETLGYAPPPNVANELKRQCLAVNLKAYKEIFTALNLAEFELKTNSALDKKTFLLSCVLGLQNLIGKNSKY encoded by the coding sequence ATGTATAGAAAAGAGCTAGAGGCCGCGCTAAATTCGGCCAAATTTCCAAATTATTTCTTGCTTTACGGTGCGGACGAATACCAAATCGAGCTTTTTGCGAAGGAAATTTTAGCCAAATTTAAAGATTTTGAAATTTTGAGTCTTTACTACGACGAGTACGATTTTGAGGCTGCGCGCTCGCATCTTTGCGAGCCTTCGCTATTTGGCGACAGCCCGCTTTTGCACGTAAAAAGCAATAAAAAAATCCCCACAAAAGAGCTAAAAATTCTGATAGAGGTTTGCAAAAACGGTGGCGCATTCGTTTTCGAGCTTTTTGAGCCCGACTCCAAAGCCGTTTTTGATACGCAAAAGGCTTTCGGAGTAAATTTTGCGAGATTTTTTAAACCGGGCTCGCCCGAAGAGGCCGTAAATTTACTCGGCAGACAAGCCGTAAAAATGAACCTAAATATCACGAAAAACGCACTTTTTGAACTCTACCGCATACATAACGAAAATTTATATCTAGCCGCAAGCGAGCTAAACAAACTAGCCTCTCTAAATGAGCCCGTAAACGAAAATATCGTAAGAAGCTTGGTTTTTTCGCTATCAAGCGTGAGTTTTGACGATTTTTTCGACAAATTTATAGCGCTAAAAGATATCAGGGCCGATTTTTTCTCATGCGCGGACGATGGAAATTTTAATGAAATTTTGTTTATAAACTCGCTTTACCGCGCGTTTTTTAGACTCTTTAAACTGCATGCAGGTATCAAAATAACGGGACAATTTGACATCAAAGAAACGCTCGGCTATGCGCCGCCGCCAAACGTCGCAAACGAACTAAAAAGACAGTGTCTGGCGGTAAATTTAAAAGCGTATAAAGAAATATTTACCGCGCTAAATTTGGCGGAATTTGAGCTAAAGACAAATTCTGCCCTCGATAAAAAAACTTTTCTACTCTCCTGCGTGCTGGGCCTACAAAATCTTATCGGCAAAAACAGCAAATATTAA
- a CDS encoding RNB domain-containing ribonuclease: MKEFLTKLLDGVSEKEVASSDKEILRNLLNLNAVNHHKDRYYLNNGFVCGKLDISANGTGFLAPYDKRFKQDIIIENKNLNASHYGDIVLAKLLPLKKKRQSAKVVMTLKLANETSVVYTKQIGSVILGVNVKTALSSPLKASQKSLKMLPPGTLLKIGNLNNEIVEVIGNINDPLSDEKISLAVFNKNDEFNEECEAEAIAWGDEVDPTMYPQRADLRDLPFCTIDPVDAKDFDDAIYFDEKKREIYVAIADVSEYVTPYSPIDAEAKTRGFSIYFPHKAVPMLPRNLSENICSLKPNTARLAFCFKITIDENDEVIKEELLEAIIISQRRFNYDEVDQILRGELKDEAGWIKPLFALTSRLRKKRLKNAFDFRTQELRMSLDEGGGLASTRFETDTDSHRLVEDCMLLANVAAAKRIGKGVFRNHGSPDLRKIQILLEDLGALGFDFVYESDIANLVRKIQAQADAVGNREEIDKLIIKSQKKAEYGAQNLGHFGLGFERYTHFTSPIRRYSDLTLHRLLKAKLRNDEKFFNYLLLNIEATCSNLSELEREADRVAFDFMDRKFARWAKERIGQRFNAYISENQNVAIARLDDEIKGARIFLGAYSVNLLQKVIVEITDANIATAEIFGKVVKKIDV, encoded by the coding sequence GTGAAAGAATTTTTAACCAAACTACTTGACGGAGTGAGCGAAAAGGAAGTCGCCTCCTCCGATAAAGAAATCCTACGAAATTTACTAAATTTAAACGCCGTTAACCACCACAAAGATCGCTACTATCTAAATAATGGTTTTGTCTGCGGCAAACTCGATATAAGCGCAAACGGCACGGGTTTTTTGGCGCCTTACGATAAACGCTTTAAGCAAGATATAATAATAGAAAACAAAAATTTAAACGCCTCACACTACGGCGATATCGTGCTCGCAAAGCTTTTGCCGCTAAAGAAAAAACGTCAAAGCGCTAAAGTAGTGATGACGCTAAAACTAGCCAATGAAACAAGCGTAGTCTACACCAAGCAAATAGGCTCGGTAATCCTTGGCGTAAACGTAAAAACTGCGCTTAGCTCGCCGCTAAAAGCGTCCCAAAAATCTCTAAAAATGCTGCCGCCCGGCACTCTACTAAAAATCGGTAATTTAAATAACGAAATAGTAGAGGTCATCGGCAACATAAACGACCCGCTCAGCGACGAGAAAATTTCGCTCGCCGTATTTAACAAAAACGACGAATTTAACGAAGAGTGCGAAGCTGAAGCGATCGCATGGGGCGACGAGGTCGATCCTACGATGTACCCGCAGCGAGCGGATTTGCGGGATTTGCCATTTTGCACGATAGATCCCGTCGATGCAAAAGACTTTGACGACGCGATATATTTTGACGAGAAAAAACGCGAAATTTACGTTGCGATCGCCGACGTGAGCGAATACGTCACGCCATACTCTCCGATAGATGCAGAAGCCAAAACACGCGGATTTTCTATATATTTTCCGCACAAAGCCGTGCCGATGCTGCCGCGAAATTTGAGCGAAAACATCTGCTCGCTCAAGCCAAATACCGCGCGCCTTGCGTTTTGTTTTAAAATCACGATTGACGAAAATGATGAAGTTATAAAAGAAGAGCTCTTAGAAGCCATCATCATCTCACAAAGACGCTTTAACTACGACGAGGTCGATCAAATTTTACGCGGCGAACTCAAGGATGAAGCCGGCTGGATAAAGCCGCTTTTCGCGCTTACCTCGCGCCTACGCAAAAAACGCCTAAAAAATGCATTTGACTTTAGGACGCAGGAGCTTCGCATGAGCCTTGATGAGGGCGGCGGGCTTGCCTCTACGAGATTTGAGACCGATACCGACTCGCACAGACTAGTCGAAGACTGCATGCTGCTAGCCAACGTCGCGGCGGCAAAACGCATCGGCAAAGGCGTTTTTAGAAATCACGGCTCGCCAGATCTGCGAAAAATACAAATTTTACTCGAAGACCTCGGAGCTCTGGGCTTTGACTTCGTTTATGAGAGCGATATCGCAAATTTGGTTCGTAAAATCCAAGCGCAGGCCGATGCCGTAGGCAACCGCGAGGAGATAGATAAGCTCATCATAAAATCGCAAAAAAAGGCCGAATACGGCGCACAAAATTTAGGCCACTTCGGACTGGGATTTGAGCGATACACGCACTTTACGAGCCCGATCCGCCGCTACTCCGACCTCACGCTACACCGCCTTTTAAAGGCCAAACTGCGCAACGACGAGAAATTTTTCAACTACCTGCTTTTAAATATCGAAGCGACTTGCTCAAATTTAAGCGAACTCGAACGCGAAGCCGACAGGGTAGCATTTGACTTTATGGATAGAAAATTCGCGCGCTGGGCAAAAGAGCGCATCGGACAGCGCTTTAACGCCTATATCAGCGAAAATCAAAACGTCGCGATAGCTAGGCTTGACGACGAGATAAAAGGCGCTAGGATATTTTTGGGCGCGTACAGCGTAAATTTACTGCAAAAAGTCATCGTCGAAATCACGGACGCAAATATCGCAACGGCCGAAATTTTCGGTAAGGTCGTAAAGAAAATCGATGTATAG
- a CDS encoding HDOD domain-containing protein, with the protein MNESIYKHIKALPPLDDTIIKIQTVCSDENSSLNELSQIVEKDPMLTANILRSANSPLYGFSREITTISRAVTLFGMATIRGFALSSAVKKSFKINLDPYGITSQDFLNISIMQNALMYNWYSKINASELTVLSPASFMLEVGKIVISNELNETGKADEFKAKLKSISSPFDLSELENEMVGISNETVTAKIFEQWNLEPELVDAILYSNNPDDAPEHIKSYSKALKVVKNAVNIFNQLNDDNLQNTLMCLDEYGFAQDKFLEAVAKVKANL; encoded by the coding sequence ATGAATGAATCAATTTATAAACATATAAAAGCTCTTCCACCACTTGACGATACGATAATAAAAATTCAAACCGTTTGCTCAGACGAAAATAGCTCGCTCAACGAACTATCTCAAATCGTCGAAAAAGACCCGATGCTAACGGCGAATATACTGCGCTCGGCAAACTCTCCCCTTTATGGATTTAGCAGAGAGATTACTACGATATCAAGAGCCGTTACGCTATTTGGCATGGCGACTATACGCGGTTTTGCTCTATCAAGCGCAGTCAAAAAAAGCTTTAAGATAAATTTAGATCCTTACGGTATCACTAGTCAAGATTTTTTAAATATTTCTATAATGCAAAATGCTTTGATGTATAACTGGTATTCAAAAATCAACGCTAGCGAGCTTACAGTTTTAAGCCCTGCTTCGTTCATGCTAGAAGTCGGCAAAATCGTTATATCCAACGAGCTAAACGAAACAGGAAAAGCTGATGAATTTAAGGCAAAATTAAAAAGCATATCAAGCCCATTTGATCTATCGGAGCTAGAAAACGAGATGGTTGGTATCTCAAACGAAACCGTGACCGCTAAAATTTTCGAGCAATGGAACCTTGAGCCCGAGCTTGTCGACGCGATTTTATATTCAAACAACCCGGACGATGCGCCTGAACACATAAAAAGCTACTCAAAAGCGCTTAAAGTCGTAAAAAATGCTGTCAATATCTTTAACCAACTAAACGACGACAATCTGCAAAATACGTTAATGTGCCTCGACGAATACGGCTTTGCGCAAGATAAATTCCTAGAAGCCGTCGCAAAAGTTAAAGCTAATTTGTGA
- the ilvC gene encoding ketol-acid reductoisomerase, producing MAVSIYYDKDCDLSLIRSKTVAMIGFGSQGHAHAENLRDSGVKVIVGLAKGGKSWAKAEAKGFEVKTVAEAAKAANVIMILTPDELQAEIFERDIKPNLNEGDAIAFGHGFNVHFGQIKAPEGIDVIMIAPKAPGHTVRSEFVRGGGIPDLIAVEQNASGKAKELALSYASAIGGGRTGIIETTFKDETETDLFGEQAVLCGGLCALVNAGFETLVDAGYEPEMAYFECLHELKLIVDLMYQGGMADMRYSISNTAEYGDYVSGPRVIGEDSKKAMKEILKEIQNGKFAKDFILERKAGYVRMNAERGIAERSLLNQTGKKLRSMMPWISAGKLIDQSKN from the coding sequence ATGGCAGTAAGCATTTACTATGACAAAGATTGCGATTTAAGCTTGATTAGAAGCAAAACCGTGGCAATGATAGGTTTTGGCTCGCAAGGACACGCGCATGCTGAAAATTTGCGCGATAGCGGCGTAAAGGTGATCGTGGGTCTGGCAAAGGGCGGTAAAAGTTGGGCAAAAGCCGAAGCAAAGGGCTTTGAGGTAAAAACAGTAGCCGAAGCGGCAAAGGCTGCAAACGTCATAATGATATTGACTCCGGACGAGCTTCAAGCTGAAATTTTTGAAAGAGATATAAAGCCAAATTTAAACGAAGGCGACGCGATAGCCTTTGGACACGGTTTTAACGTGCATTTCGGACAGATCAAAGCTCCTGAAGGCATCGATGTCATCATGATCGCTCCAAAAGCACCTGGCCATACCGTAAGAAGCGAATTTGTACGAGGCGGCGGCATCCCTGATCTAATCGCCGTAGAGCAAAACGCAAGCGGAAAGGCCAAAGAACTAGCTCTAAGCTATGCTAGCGCGATCGGCGGCGGTAGAACGGGCATCATTGAGACTACCTTTAAAGACGAGACCGAGACCGATCTTTTTGGCGAGCAGGCTGTACTTTGCGGCGGACTTTGCGCACTGGTAAACGCGGGCTTTGAGACGTTGGTAGATGCTGGATATGAGCCTGAGATGGCGTATTTTGAGTGCTTGCACGAGCTAAAACTAATCGTCGATCTAATGTATCAAGGCGGCATGGCCGATATGCGCTACTCTATCTCAAACACCGCAGAATACGGCGACTACGTGAGCGGTCCGCGCGTCATCGGCGAAGATAGCAAAAAAGCGATGAAAGAAATCCTAAAAGAGATCCAAAACGGTAAATTTGCAAAAGACTTCATCCTCGAGCGCAAGGCCGGATACGTACGCATGAACGCAGAGCGCGGCATCGCCGAAAGAAGCCTGTTAAATCAAACTGGCAAAAAACTACGCTCCATGATGCCTTGGATAAGTGCGGGCAAACTCATCGATCAAAGCAAAAATTAA
- a CDS encoding divergent polysaccharide deacetylase family protein: MNSKPRKKAAKRRSKKGRSRGGLKLLLSAFLIACILLVGAFYLLDVRVKVKSDNALIAKIEQYFGNKSEPEQKQNLSHKPSLSASSDSEKVTIKDAQAASGVRSRANLTDIKALFDEAEAKGKVKIGGEKARAEEKNYQNLPNEQTKFNKDEQNAQSIKDKISLEGGNLASRDTSELDGANAKKVGELNSSNLSSKNEPAKSAQNSGDSVKFDGSQSPQRTHIFANSEAVIFDDTPMPQAQNNPLEQALKKEKIHIEFSDVKSVTNDQAGQVEVEFDAENATQIAEKNEQEKSEKEKSKKDEKAKFADTKKTDKKSATETNEVKAAVKAGYKPRLVIIIDDVAYKHQADAIKAVNLKLTPSFFPATSAHPETPVLARRFSFYMIHLPMQALGGFKGAEIGTLTVDDDYEKIAKKLQSIKRDFPNLKYINNHTGSRFTSDAAAMDRMMRAVRDENLIFVDSKTTSPTKVYGAAKKYSMPYIARDVFLDHDGSKAAVRKQLKYAVKLAKNRSYAIAIGHPHKNTLEVLQESAKLLQEVEVVYLKDLF, from the coding sequence TTGAACTCGAAACCTAGAAAAAAAGCCGCGAAAAGGCGCTCCAAAAAGGGGCGCTCGCGCGGCGGCCTAAAGCTACTACTTTCCGCTTTTCTCATCGCCTGTATCTTGCTTGTCGGGGCGTTTTATCTGCTGGACGTCAGAGTAAAAGTTAAGAGCGACAACGCGCTAATCGCTAAAATCGAGCAGTATTTCGGCAATAAAAGCGAGCCCGAGCAAAAGCAAAATTTAAGCCACAAGCCAAGTCTTTCGGCCTCAAGCGACTCCGAAAAAGTCACCATAAAAGACGCGCAAGCCGCATCGGGCGTGCGCTCAAGAGCAAATTTGACCGATATAAAGGCACTTTTTGACGAGGCGGAAGCTAAAGGTAAAGTAAAAATCGGCGGCGAAAAAGCTAGAGCTGAAGAAAAAAACTATCAAAATTTGCCAAACGAGCAGACTAAATTTAATAAAGACGAGCAGAATGCGCAGAGTATAAAGGATAAAATCTCGCTTGAGGGCGGAAATTTGGCCTCCCGCGATACCTCCGAGCTGGACGGCGCAAACGCCAAAAAGGTCGGCGAGCTAAATTCGTCAAATTTAAGCTCTAAAAACGAGCCCGCCAAATCCGCACAAAATAGCGGCGATAGCGTCAAATTTGACGGCTCGCAATCGCCTCAGCGAACGCATATTTTTGCAAATTCAGAGGCTGTGATCTTTGATGATACGCCTATGCCGCAAGCTCAAAATAACCCCCTCGAGCAGGCGTTAAAAAAAGAAAAAATCCATATCGAATTTAGCGACGTAAAAAGTGTCACAAACGATCAGGCGGGGCAGGTCGAAGTAGAATTTGACGCCGAAAATGCGACGCAGATTGCTGAGAAAAACGAGCAAGAAAAGAGCGAAAAAGAAAAGTCTAAAAAGGACGAAAAGGCCAAATTTGCAGACACAAAAAAGACGGATAAAAAAAGCGCAACCGAGACAAACGAGGTAAAGGCCGCCGTAAAAGCTGGCTACAAACCGCGCCTAGTCATCATCATCGACGACGTGGCGTACAAGCACCAAGCAGACGCGATAAAAGCGGTAAATCTAAAGCTCACGCCGTCATTTTTCCCAGCTACTTCCGCCCACCCCGAGACGCCTGTTTTGGCGCGGCGCTTTAGCTTTTATATGATTCACCTGCCCATGCAGGCTTTAGGCGGCTTTAAGGGTGCTGAGATCGGCACTCTCACGGTCGACGACGACTATGAAAAGATCGCTAAAAAACTGCAAAGTATCAAGCGAGACTTTCCGAATCTAAAATACATCAACAACCACACGGGTAGCCGATTTACAAGCGATGCGGCCGCGATGGATAGAATGATGCGGGCGGTGCGGGACGAAAATTTGATATTTGTCGATAGTAAGACGACCTCGCCGACTAAGGTCTACGGCGCAGCGAAAAAATACTCGATGCCATACATCGCGCGCGACGTGTTTTTGGATCACGACGGATCAAAAGCGGCCGTGCGAAAGCAGCTAAAATACGCCGTCAAGCTAGCCAAAAATCGCTCATACGCCATCGCGATCGGCCACCCGCACAAAAATACGCTCGAAGTCCTGCAAGAAAGCGCCAAACTCCTGCAAGAGGTCGAGGTCGTCTATCTAAAGGATCTTTTTTGA